The following DNA comes from Mucilaginibacter jinjuensis.
TAAACTGTTCTAAATGCCCGGCCAGGCGTTCGGCTTTATCCAAACATTTAAAGGCTATTTTAATTACATCATTCTCTAACAAAAAACGCCCCACCACAACCAGGCGCAAGGCATCATAGGTATCAGAATGGCTACTTTCAAAGGTTTTCTGCGATAAAAACAGCAGTAAATTATCCTGCAACCTTTTATATAAAGCATGATAGGCATCATTATTTTTTTTCGAATCGTAGAGCTTGCTTAGATTATCTATATCGTCAGTTTCTATTAAATCGAGTAACTGCAAATTTTTTACATCACTTCTTTTGTTTTTTTGTTGTAAAAATTGCCTGAATAGCTTTTTATCGGCGTTATTGAGCAAATTAAGCAGTTTCGAAAGTGAATCCATAGTGAATATATTATGCATTTAAATTACATTAAATATAAAGATATATCGTCAGTAATTTACAAAATCTGACTTTCCTGGGTCTGTTCCGTACCCGACATTTGCTTCCATACTAATCACAAAAACAAATTAAAATGGAACCGCTACAACACAAAACAGAAGAAAATTTAAACACCGTAAAATTTGGTGAAAATGTTAGAAACCCGTTTAAACCAACCGGCGCATTTATTGGCGCTTCATGGTTTGCTTTATTAACAGGTACAGCCGGATATTGCATTGGCTTATGGAACGCAAGCATGGCCCTGAACGAAAAAGGCTATTATTTCACCATCCTATTATTTGGCTTATTCGCTGTAATATCTGTACAAAAAAGCGTGAGGGACAGATCTGAAGGGCTTGCCGTTACAGACCTCTACTACGGCATCAGTTGGTTTGCCACTATTGCGGCAATGGTTTTATTAACTGTTGGCCTTTGGAATGCCGGTATCACCTTAAGTGAGAAAGGATTTTACGCCATGGCATTTTGCCTAAGCATGTTCTCGGCCATTGCCGTACAAAAAAATACCCGCGACGCAAAAATGTTTGAGGACAAAGAACTGTAACGTAGCGGTTGCTTCCCCCGCAGCGCCTTGCTTAGCAAACCTGCGGGGTTTTTATTTATATCATTAGATTCTTAAACCTCCTATCAATAAAAAAGCCGCTCTACTTTCGCAAAGCAGCTTTTAGCTCATATATATAGCATTAAAGTGCCTTTACAACCTCCAACGATTTCTCAACATGGTCGGTAGGTGAAATATGATCAGTTTGTGATGAAAAAACAGCTACAATTTTACCGTCTTTACCAATAACATAAGTGGTTCGCGGAATAAACCCGTGGTTAACCTCCATACCACGCACGTCTTTCATGCCAAGCTTTGGCGGATTGATAACAAGCCCGTATGTTGCTGCAATTTTACCATCAGCGTCTGATGCAACCGCAAATTTGCCTGCACAGTAATTAGGATCAGCAGAAAAGGTATTCAGTCGTTGTATATCGTCGCCAGAAACACCGATAATGGTAGCTCCTGCCGCTGTAAATTTATCCTTCATTTCGGCAAAAGCATGTGCCTCCGCATCGCAACCGCCGGTATAGGCAGAAGGATAGAAATAAACTACAACAGGCCCTTTAGCCAAAGATTTTTTCAACGAGAAATCAAATTCCTTACCCGCCAGGCTGGCTGGGGCGGTAAATGCTGGTGCTGCATCTCCTTTGGTTAACATTTTCGTTTGGGCAAAGCCAGAGCGGGTTGTCAAGAGTAAAAAGCTGAAAAATAAAAAAGACAGGGAATAATATTTCTTGATCATGATGGATTGTTTTGATTTGTTAATGATGTTGTCATCTAATTTACGATAGTCTGGGCCATCAGGTTGCCTGTCATTAAAATTTTACTGGGGGGCTCCTTAATCACAGAACAAAAAAGCCGCTCTACTTTTGTAAAGCAGCTTAGTCGGCAATAAGCCGACTAAATGTGACCTTCATAATTGATGATTAAGAGTATCAGCCGTTGGATTTTTTTAAATACTGAAAATAGATATCAGATTAGGTAAAATTCAATTTCTTCAATTAAAGGCAGGGTAAGTTGACATAACTTACGTAGATCTGATTGTTGATTAAACGTGTTTCGTTTCATGCGAATGGCTTGGTAATGTATCTCGTAGTTGAGACTATTCATAATCGTTAAGTTATAAATCACTTTATCAGCCAATTCCGCCCTTTTTCCTAAAA
Coding sequences within:
- the yiaA gene encoding inner membrane protein YiaA; this translates as MEPLQHKTEENLNTVKFGENVRNPFKPTGAFIGASWFALLTGTAGYCIGLWNASMALNEKGYYFTILLFGLFAVISVQKSVRDRSEGLAVTDLYYGISWFATIAAMVLLTVGLWNAGITLSEKGFYAMAFCLSMFSAIAVQKNTRDAKMFEDKEL
- a CDS encoding peroxiredoxin, producing MIKKYYSLSFLFFSFLLLTTRSGFAQTKMLTKGDAAPAFTAPASLAGKEFDFSLKKSLAKGPVVVYFYPSAYTGGCDAEAHAFAEMKDKFTAAGATIIGVSGDDIQRLNTFSADPNYCAGKFAVASDADGKIAATYGLVINPPKLGMKDVRGMEVNHGFIPRTTYVIGKDGKIVAVFSSQTDHISPTDHVEKSLEVVKAL